TGCCAGATTCGGGCGAAGCTTCGCTTCGGGCACCGCTACCATCAAGCGACATTTTCCGAATCCCATATCGAGAAGTTCGTAGACATCCTTGTTATTCTCCATCAGAACGTCCTTGCCGATGATACCGATATCTGCCGCACCATATTCTACATACGTCGGAAGGTCGGCCGTCTTCGTAATAATAAAACGAATTTTTTTCTCATCATTGGCTATAATCAACTTACGGGACTTCTCCGACAGATCTTCTGCCGTATAACCAATCTGTGCGAACTTCTTCGCCGATAAATCAAACAACTTGCCTTTGGGTAAAGCAATCGTCAAATATTCCATATCATTCCCAGTCATAAGCCCCTCCTGATTTTACTTTAGTCTTTTAAAGCGTTAATATGTTACTATCTTATCATTTCC
This genomic window from Selenomonadales bacterium contains:
- a CDS encoding ATP phosphoribosyltransferase — protein: MTGNDMEYLTIALPKGKLFDLSAKKFAQIGYTAEDLSEKSRKLIIANDEKKIRFIITKTADLPTYVEYGAADIGIIGKDVLMENNKDVYELLDMGFGKCRLMVAVPEAKLRPNLADYANLRVATKFPNIAQDFFDRQGMQMEFIKLNGSIELGPMVGLAEMIVDIVETGRTLRENNLKEIAPICTTTARLIANRVSFKMKYERIQEVVREMKKVLAEEANG